Proteins encoded by one window of Ochrobactrum sp. BTU1:
- a CDS encoding hydroxymethylglutaryl-CoA reductase, degradative — MRNLSPAARLAKVADAVSLSNEEADVFLHAGLPVDLANGMIENVIGVFELPIGIATNFTINGRDYLIPMAVEEPSVVAAASYMARISRKCGGFQTSSTGPLMRAQVQVLKLSDPYSARIRVLQEREAIITAANAKDKVLISLGGGCKDIEVHIFEDTQVGPMVAVHLIVDVRDAMGANTVNTMAETVAPLIEKITGGEVRLRILSNYADLRLARAMVSLTPEALKTPEYGGERIARGIVEACAFAVVDPYRAATHNKGIMNGIDPIVVATGNDWRAIEAGAHVWASRSGRYTSLTRWEMDAAGNLIGTLEMPMALGLVGGATKTHPAARAALKILGVQNAQELAEVTVAVGLAQNMAALRALATEGIQKGHMALHARNIAIVAGAIGEEVDRVAAALAADHDVRVDRAKELLESMRNA; from the coding sequence ATGCGGAATCTCTCTCCCGCCGCACGATTGGCCAAAGTCGCGGATGCAGTGTCGCTCTCTAATGAGGAGGCGGACGTCTTCTTACATGCTGGCCTGCCGGTCGATCTCGCCAATGGGATGATCGAGAATGTCATCGGCGTATTTGAACTGCCGATAGGTATAGCCACAAATTTTACCATAAACGGGCGAGATTATCTTATCCCGATGGCAGTAGAAGAGCCATCGGTTGTCGCGGCTGCGTCCTATATGGCGCGGATATCGCGCAAATGCGGTGGGTTCCAGACCTCGAGTACTGGCCCACTCATGCGAGCCCAGGTGCAGGTACTGAAGCTGAGCGATCCGTATAGCGCGCGAATCCGGGTGCTGCAGGAGCGTGAGGCGATCATTACTGCGGCCAACGCCAAGGACAAGGTGTTGATTTCGCTCGGTGGGGGTTGCAAAGATATTGAAGTTCATATCTTTGAGGACACGCAAGTCGGCCCTATGGTTGCCGTTCATCTGATTGTGGATGTTCGCGACGCAATGGGTGCGAACACGGTCAATACAATGGCCGAAACCGTGGCGCCGCTGATCGAAAAAATAACCGGCGGTGAGGTCCGACTCCGTATTCTTTCCAATTACGCTGATCTACGGCTAGCGCGTGCAATGGTGTCCCTGACGCCGGAAGCATTGAAAACCCCCGAATATGGCGGCGAGAGAATCGCACGAGGTATTGTTGAGGCTTGTGCCTTTGCCGTTGTCGATCCCTACCGCGCCGCCACCCACAATAAGGGGATAATGAACGGTATTGATCCAATCGTTGTCGCTACCGGAAACGATTGGCGTGCGATTGAAGCTGGAGCTCATGTATGGGCATCGCGCTCGGGCCGGTACACTTCGCTGACGCGATGGGAAATGGATGCAGCGGGGAACCTTATAGGCACACTTGAAATGCCTATGGCGTTGGGCTTGGTAGGGGGCGCCACCAAAACGCATCCCGCCGCTCGCGCGGCGCTAAAAATTCTCGGCGTGCAGAACGCTCAGGAACTTGCCGAAGTCACGGTGGCAGTCGGGTTGGCACAAAATATGGCCGCGCTTCGGGCTCTGGCCACGGAAGGCATCCAGAAGGGGCATATGGCATTGCATGCCCGCAATATTGCAATTGTTGCCGGAGCGATTGGCGAGGAAGTTGACAGGGTCGCAGCCGCTCTCGCCGCTGACCATGATGTCCGTGTGGACCGTGCGAAAGAATTGCTCGAAAGCATGCGCAACGCATGA
- a CDS encoding PLP-dependent aminotransferase family protein, which translates to MPFTNGSSTSAVTLVETITARLKEQIVSGALPYGCRLLSVRKAADEFNVSKNTVVEAYDRLVAGGFIAARKGSGFTVVFEPDTANNQRPKHVAEAVDIASLLSAQLDQSFQIRVGDGRPPPAWTEQSEIKRHLTIHDRSLTTDSDAYGSALGFPLLRQKIAHRLKNQHIRAGEENVLLSFGANHALDLIIRGLLSAGDTVLVDDPGYYPLFAKLALAQIRMVGVRRTPEGPDVNDFNEKLKSERPKMFFTQSLGHNPMGGSITLPVAHAVLAAASAHDILIVEDDPFCDLPLPAHRLATLDQVNRVISVGTFSKTLSASLRSGFIVAREDIIAALTELKMLTTVNSSGHIERLLHRVIADGHYDRHLKRLWQRIETASHAFQHRIDQAGWQCFADSVGGYYRYLLLPAGVSDIELARAGAKESIFIAPGSVFCIDKQNPLGRGIRINVSRAQDMRFYDFLLRML; encoded by the coding sequence ATGCCCTTTACAAATGGCTCGAGCACCTCTGCGGTCACGCTTGTGGAAACAATCACCGCCCGTTTGAAGGAACAGATAGTTTCCGGCGCTTTGCCATATGGATGTCGGCTGCTTTCCGTTCGCAAGGCGGCGGACGAATTCAATGTGTCGAAAAATACGGTTGTGGAGGCTTACGACCGGCTTGTCGCCGGAGGGTTCATTGCCGCACGCAAGGGATCTGGATTTACGGTTGTTTTCGAGCCCGATACGGCAAATAACCAACGCCCGAAACATGTCGCGGAAGCAGTGGACATCGCTTCTCTTCTTAGCGCTCAGCTTGATCAGAGCTTTCAAATTCGGGTAGGAGACGGACGACCGCCGCCAGCATGGACAGAACAATCGGAAATCAAACGTCACCTCACCATCCATGACCGGTCATTGACCACCGATTCCGATGCCTACGGATCAGCGCTGGGTTTTCCGCTGTTAAGGCAAAAGATCGCCCATCGACTGAAAAACCAGCACATTCGCGCAGGCGAGGAAAATGTATTATTGAGTTTTGGCGCCAATCATGCGCTGGACCTTATCATTCGCGGACTTCTATCAGCTGGGGATACAGTCCTTGTTGACGATCCCGGTTATTACCCACTGTTTGCTAAACTTGCCTTGGCGCAGATACGTATGGTGGGTGTACGACGCACACCCGAAGGACCGGACGTCAATGACTTTAACGAGAAGCTCAAATCAGAGCGACCAAAGATGTTCTTCACCCAATCGCTGGGGCATAATCCAATGGGCGGTTCGATTACCTTACCGGTCGCCCATGCGGTACTTGCCGCGGCGAGTGCCCATGATATCCTGATAGTCGAAGACGATCCATTTTGTGACTTGCCGCTACCGGCACATCGCCTGGCCACTCTTGATCAAGTCAATCGCGTTATTTCGGTCGGGACATTTTCGAAGACATTGTCAGCAAGTTTGCGTTCAGGTTTTATCGTTGCGCGGGAGGATATCATCGCGGCGCTGACCGAATTGAAGATGCTGACCACAGTCAACAGTTCGGGCCATATCGAGCGATTGCTTCACCGAGTGATTGCGGACGGCCATTACGACCGGCATTTGAAACGCCTTTGGCAGAGGATTGAGACGGCTTCACACGCATTCCAGCATAGAATCGACCAAGCCGGCTGGCAATGTTTTGCAGATAGCGTTGGGGGGTATTACAGGTATCTACTTTTACCGGCAGGCGTCAGCGATATCGAATTGGCCCGAGCGGGCGCTAAGGAAAGCATTTTCATAGCACCCGGCAGCGTGTTTTGTATCGACAAACAAAACCCCCTGGGGAGAGGCATCCGAATTAACGTGTCCCGAGCACAGGACATGAGGTTTTACGATTTCCTGTTGCGAATGCTTTGA
- a CDS encoding ABC transporter substrate-binding protein, whose protein sequence is MRVDRLKKLANGAVFLTGVLAASNVFAKDRISDQVVRIGLIEDMSGVYADITGMGAVTAAKMAVAEFGGSVLGMPIEIVSADHQNKADIGGAIARKWFDEDGVDAILDVASSSPALAALEVAKQKEKLIVLSSPGSLRITNDACGPYVVHWAYDTYAVAHTTGQALVDQGLKNWYFITADYAFGHGLEKETGDLVKARGGEVVGSIRLPIGTADFASALLTAQGSGANVVALANAGADTINSVKQAAQFGLTQSGQKLATLGGFINDIHGMGLEEAQGLTIVEASYWDLNEQTRAWSQRFFEERKAMPNMLQTGVYSSVLHYLKAVKEAGTDDTKQVVAKMRELPINDVFYHDGSIRADGRMMHGMYLFEVKKPDESKEPWDYYKLLARVSADKAFQPLVNSQCPLVTK, encoded by the coding sequence ATGCGCGTTGATAGACTTAAGAAGCTTGCAAATGGTGCAGTCTTCCTGACGGGAGTACTCGCGGCATCCAACGTCTTCGCTAAAGATCGGATCAGCGATCAGGTCGTGCGTATCGGGCTCATTGAGGATATGAGTGGTGTCTATGCCGACATTACCGGCATGGGTGCTGTCACAGCTGCAAAAATGGCTGTTGCGGAGTTTGGTGGTTCCGTCTTGGGAATGCCAATCGAGATTGTTTCAGCAGATCACCAGAACAAGGCTGACATCGGTGGTGCGATCGCTCGAAAGTGGTTCGACGAAGATGGGGTTGATGCAATTCTCGATGTCGCGTCATCGTCACCGGCGCTTGCGGCTTTGGAAGTCGCGAAGCAGAAGGAAAAGCTTATTGTCCTGAGTTCTCCCGGTTCGTTGCGCATAACGAATGATGCGTGCGGTCCTTACGTTGTGCATTGGGCATACGATACTTACGCGGTTGCGCATACAACAGGTCAGGCTCTCGTCGATCAGGGGCTGAAGAATTGGTATTTTATCACTGCCGATTACGCCTTCGGTCACGGTCTGGAAAAGGAGACAGGCGATCTCGTCAAGGCGAGGGGCGGTGAAGTTGTGGGTAGTATCCGTCTGCCTATCGGGACTGCGGATTTTGCGTCAGCACTTCTTACGGCGCAAGGGTCAGGCGCCAACGTGGTAGCCCTGGCGAATGCCGGTGCAGATACGATCAACTCGGTCAAGCAGGCTGCGCAATTCGGGCTGACCCAATCGGGACAGAAGCTCGCCACGCTTGGTGGGTTCATCAACGATATTCATGGAATGGGTCTTGAAGAAGCGCAAGGTCTGACGATTGTCGAGGCCAGCTATTGGGACTTGAACGAACAAACACGTGCATGGTCGCAGCGCTTTTTCGAGGAAAGAAAGGCAATGCCGAACATGCTGCAGACGGGTGTTTATTCATCCGTGCTCCACTATCTCAAGGCAGTCAAAGAAGCCGGTACGGATGATACCAAACAGGTGGTTGCCAAAATGAGGGAACTGCCGATCAACGATGTTTTCTACCACGATGGTTCCATCCGTGCGGACGGTCGCATGATGCACGGTATGTATCTGTTTGAGGTCAAAAAGCCGGACGAATCCAAAGAGCCTTGGGACTACTACAAATTGCTGGCTAGAGTTTCCGCTGACAAGGCATTTCAGCCCTTGGTCAACTCGCAATGCCCGTTGGTGACGAAATAG
- a CDS encoding mandelate racemase/muconate lactonizing enzyme family protein — MKINEIRLYHLSAPLAEPIGNAKVFFDRRETLLVEVVAGSDSGWGETWALPTAVASLIEVNLAPYVLGQDAQHYRRIWQDMCRAFETRSGVAMMAISALDMAIHDLAAKQQGIPLHVLLGGARRDRVPTYASGPFFKPGGHPYRDFERDVESYLADGFKSIKLRSGYRPADDASAALTVRKMIGGDGDLMIDFNQSITVRNAISTFEQLAEAQPLWIEEPTAPVDLTGYKQAAAHLKCAIAGGETFASARDFMPFLAEGVMDILQPDIAICGGLSGVAQVAVLADVYGRPLIPHVWGSIVNFQAALHLTATLPAYRGGRTAFPFMEYDVGPNPLLDLVGRPCVGADGTLPVPSTPGLGIDISQDLIAPYIVRSCRVT; from the coding sequence GTGAAAATCAACGAAATTCGACTTTACCATCTGAGTGCACCCCTCGCTGAACCGATCGGTAATGCCAAGGTGTTCTTCGACCGGCGAGAAACGCTGCTTGTAGAAGTGGTAGCAGGCTCGGATAGTGGCTGGGGCGAAACCTGGGCATTGCCAACCGCAGTCGCAAGTCTGATCGAAGTCAATCTGGCCCCGTATGTACTTGGACAGGATGCGCAGCACTATCGTCGTATCTGGCAGGATATGTGCCGGGCATTCGAAACGAGGAGCGGTGTCGCCATGATGGCGATATCGGCTCTCGATATGGCAATTCACGACCTTGCTGCCAAGCAGCAAGGTATTCCTCTCCATGTTTTGTTGGGTGGCGCGCGCCGGGATCGGGTGCCGACTTACGCGAGCGGGCCTTTCTTTAAGCCCGGCGGGCACCCTTATCGGGATTTCGAGCGTGATGTGGAAAGCTACCTCGCCGATGGCTTCAAGTCGATTAAACTGCGGAGCGGCTATCGTCCTGCAGACGACGCGAGTGCAGCCCTGACTGTTCGAAAAATGATCGGCGGCGACGGCGACTTGATGATTGATTTCAACCAGTCAATCACTGTCCGCAATGCGATTTCGACATTTGAACAGCTTGCTGAGGCTCAACCGCTCTGGATTGAGGAGCCGACAGCGCCAGTTGATCTTACGGGGTACAAGCAGGCTGCGGCGCATCTCAAATGTGCTATCGCGGGCGGAGAAACTTTTGCTTCGGCACGAGATTTTATGCCCTTCTTGGCGGAAGGCGTAATGGATATCTTGCAGCCGGATATTGCCATTTGTGGTGGTTTGAGTGGTGTCGCGCAGGTCGCAGTTCTGGCGGACGTTTATGGTCGTCCGCTTATACCTCACGTTTGGGGTAGCATCGTGAATTTCCAGGCAGCCTTGCATCTGACCGCGACACTCCCGGCCTACCGAGGAGGCAGAACTGCGTTTCCGTTCATGGAATACGATGTCGGTCCAAATCCTCTTCTGGATTTGGTGGGGCGTCCATGCGTCGGGGCTGATGGCACGTTGCCAGTGCCCAGTACGCCTGGTCTGGGTATAGACATTTCCCAAGATCTAATCGCGCCATATATTGTTCGAAGCTGTCGGGTTACCTAG
- a CDS encoding ABC transporter substrate-binding protein, which translates to MNRREFNLFLAATIACAVTGSSAYAQANGETLTSIVYPEPPILNLGLNQQTPTGVVAGKLYEGLLSYSRDLTPQPLLADSWDVSPDGLTYTFHLVKNAKWHDGQLFTSADVVFSCKTFLPEVHPRARDVFSRCASIEAPDDYTVIFTLKKAFPAFLMAFETASAPMLPRHQLEGTDYRKVGAEQPPIGTGPFRFSEWVRGSHIHLTAVEDYYRQGEPKLREIYYRVIPDAASRGVSMEQGDAQLAQWQDIEPFDVARLAALPHLEMTTDGYEYFSPMLWIELNCRRPPMNDKRFRQALMHLIDREFVRDRILFGLAKAATGPISSSMRFYSADVPTYEPSVEKATQLLDEMGLKAGSDGVRASLRFTMVPAGETWTRIAEYVRQSFAKAGIKVELQSNDLAGWVESVSNGDFDISGNQLYQNGDPALGVARTYISSNIRKGVMFSNTSGYSNPKVDELFEAAAGELDSEKRQAYYTEVQQLLVEEMPVLWLAEQRYPTIYDNRLKEVAASATGVNSNFGTVSFATS; encoded by the coding sequence ATGAACCGGCGAGAGTTTAATCTGTTTTTGGCTGCAACGATCGCCTGTGCGGTGACGGGCAGCAGTGCCTATGCCCAGGCGAACGGCGAAACGCTTACTTCCATTGTTTATCCGGAGCCGCCTATTTTGAACCTTGGATTGAACCAGCAGACCCCCACCGGCGTGGTAGCTGGAAAACTCTATGAAGGCTTGCTTTCTTATTCGAGGGACTTGACACCGCAGCCTTTGCTGGCAGATTCATGGGATGTTTCGCCGGATGGTCTGACCTACACCTTTCATCTCGTAAAAAATGCGAAATGGCACGACGGTCAGCTGTTCACATCTGCAGACGTTGTCTTTTCCTGCAAGACGTTTCTGCCGGAGGTTCATCCACGCGCGCGCGATGTTTTCAGCCGCTGCGCAAGCATTGAGGCACCCGACGACTACACGGTGATTTTCACACTCAAGAAGGCTTTTCCTGCGTTTCTGATGGCATTCGAGACAGCTTCAGCGCCAATGCTGCCGCGTCATCAGCTTGAGGGAACGGATTATCGCAAGGTAGGCGCGGAACAACCTCCTATCGGCACAGGTCCTTTCCGTTTCTCGGAATGGGTGCGGGGTTCACATATTCACCTGACTGCGGTGGAAGACTATTACCGTCAAGGCGAACCGAAACTGCGCGAAATCTATTACCGTGTGATTCCTGATGCCGCGTCGCGTGGCGTCTCAATGGAGCAGGGTGATGCTCAGTTGGCGCAGTGGCAGGACATTGAACCCTTCGATGTGGCGCGTCTGGCCGCGCTGCCGCATCTTGAGATGACGACTGACGGCTACGAGTATTTCTCGCCGATGTTGTGGATCGAACTGAATTGTCGCCGTCCACCTATGAACGACAAGCGTTTCAGGCAAGCGCTGATGCATCTGATCGACCGGGAGTTCGTGCGCGACCGCATCCTGTTTGGGCTTGCGAAAGCGGCCACGGGCCCAATTTCATCTTCGATGCGGTTTTATAGCGCCGATGTGCCGACTTATGAACCATCGGTCGAGAAGGCGACGCAACTGTTGGATGAAATGGGTCTGAAGGCAGGTTCGGACGGCGTGAGAGCTTCGCTCAGGTTCACAATGGTGCCTGCTGGTGAGACGTGGACCCGCATCGCGGAATATGTGCGACAGTCTTTCGCCAAGGCAGGTATCAAGGTCGAGTTGCAGAGCAACGATCTGGCGGGTTGGGTTGAGAGCGTCAGCAATGGTGATTTCGATATCAGCGGCAACCAGCTTTATCAAAATGGCGATCCCGCACTGGGAGTAGCCCGCACCTACATCTCGTCAAATATCCGCAAAGGCGTCATGTTCTCCAATACATCGGGTTACTCCAACCCGAAGGTTGATGAATTGTTCGAGGCTGCGGCAGGTGAACTGGATTCCGAAAAACGCCAAGCCTATTACACCGAGGTTCAACAACTTCTTGTAGAAGAAATGCCCGTCCTGTGGCTGGCGGAACAAAGATACCCGACGATTTATGATAATCGATTGAAAGAAGTGGCGGCCTCAGCCACTGGCGTCAATTCCAATTTCGGTACGGTCAGTTTCGCCACGAGCTAA
- a CDS encoding CoA transferase codes for MSTDRENSPVLAKRTGPLSGVIVLDVTRVVAGPFCAMLLADMGATVIKIEHPSEPDYARTFPPFVSSGEAQLSAFFSQYNRNKLGLSINLKSEDGKRLLKQLVEQADILIENFRPGTMDRLGLGYETLGAINPKLVYTAISGFGRSGPNSSKPAYDNTGQAAGGLWSMNGYPDRPPVRVGTIIGDLAASLYAAIGTVAALREAEKTGKGQVVDVSQQDSILTLTENAVVRYTTQKEVAEPLGNDHPFVSPYGQFPCKDGYVFFGGYTDKFWSITCELFGQPEKARDPQIDTMEKRFDPKISEKVVKPLLNEWFSQYTKSELEEMAGDRVPLSAIKTIAEVVEDPHIAAREMIVDVPMGDQLVKMFGLPIKLSGMDSIRYEEAPSPGEHSARILTELLGVSPEEVARLKDQGAI; via the coding sequence ATGAGTACTGATCGAGAAAACAGCCCTGTTCTTGCTAAGAGGACTGGCCCTTTGTCGGGGGTTATCGTTCTCGATGTAACACGGGTCGTCGCGGGGCCGTTTTGTGCGATGCTCCTGGCGGACATGGGTGCGACCGTTATCAAGATAGAGCATCCCAGCGAACCGGATTATGCTCGGACGTTCCCACCATTTGTATCTTCTGGGGAGGCGCAGCTAAGCGCTTTCTTCTCACAGTACAATCGCAACAAACTCGGTTTGTCGATCAATTTGAAATCCGAAGACGGTAAACGCCTGCTCAAACAATTGGTTGAGCAGGCGGACATATTGATCGAAAACTTCCGTCCCGGCACCATGGACAGGTTGGGGTTAGGGTACGAAACGCTCGGCGCCATCAACCCCAAGCTCGTTTATACCGCCATTAGCGGCTTCGGCCGGTCGGGTCCCAATTCATCGAAGCCTGCATATGACAATACCGGCCAGGCAGCGGGTGGCTTGTGGTCGATGAATGGCTATCCTGATCGACCACCCGTACGAGTTGGCACTATCATCGGCGATCTGGCTGCATCGCTTTACGCCGCTATCGGGACAGTAGCAGCTCTGCGAGAAGCTGAAAAAACCGGAAAGGGTCAGGTCGTGGATGTGTCGCAACAGGATTCTATCCTGACTCTGACTGAAAATGCAGTGGTTCGCTACACGACTCAAAAAGAAGTGGCCGAGCCTCTGGGTAATGATCATCCATTCGTTAGCCCTTATGGTCAGTTTCCCTGCAAGGACGGTTACGTGTTCTTTGGAGGCTACACAGACAAATTCTGGTCCATCACGTGTGAGCTGTTCGGCCAGCCTGAAAAAGCCAGGGACCCGCAAATCGACACAATGGAGAAGCGGTTCGATCCAAAGATTTCGGAGAAAGTCGTCAAGCCGCTCCTCAATGAATGGTTTAGTCAATATACAAAATCCGAGCTTGAGGAGATGGCGGGAGACCGGGTTCCCCTAAGTGCAATCAAGACCATCGCAGAGGTTGTCGAAGATCCTCATATTGCAGCGCGTGAGATGATTGTTGACGTTCCCATGGGGGACCAGCTGGTCAAAATGTTTGGGCTGCCAATCAAGCTCTCCGGCATGGATAGTATCCGGTATGAGGAGGCTCCGTCTCCCGGAGAGCACAGCGCCCGTATTCTGACAGAACTTCTGGGCGTTTCACCCGAAGAGGTGGCCCGATTGAAAGATCAAGGTGCAATTTGA
- a CDS encoding hydroxymethylglutaryl-CoA lyase, protein MADVTIVEVGPRDGLQNEKRIVSTKEKLELISCLRTTGLTRLEVTAFVSPKWVPQMADHDAVLRGTPPAEGLVRSVLAPNERGAHAALEIGVEELAVFTSASESFARKNINCSIDESIKRFQPVADLARDRGVRLRGYVSCAVECPFEGAVEPHAVADIASKLADLGCTEISLADTIGRASPDSVHKLLSVVGQKLQPQQLACHFHDTYGRALENIDVALEHGIRVFDGAIGGLGGCPYAPGAAGNLSTLLLVNHLENKGDSTGLDIAALERAEQLATKIRKTSMCVAD, encoded by the coding sequence ATGGCTGACGTCACGATAGTTGAGGTCGGCCCCCGCGATGGCTTGCAAAATGAAAAGCGTATCGTGTCGACGAAGGAGAAACTGGAGCTTATTTCCTGTCTGCGTACGACCGGGTTGACGCGGCTGGAAGTTACGGCTTTCGTTTCCCCGAAATGGGTGCCGCAGATGGCGGATCATGACGCTGTACTGCGCGGGACGCCTCCAGCGGAAGGATTGGTCCGGTCGGTGTTGGCACCAAATGAGCGTGGTGCCCATGCCGCGTTGGAGATAGGTGTCGAGGAACTTGCGGTATTTACGAGCGCCTCGGAGAGCTTCGCCAGAAAGAACATAAACTGCTCAATAGATGAGAGTATCAAGAGGTTTCAACCGGTTGCCGATCTGGCGCGTGACAGAGGCGTGAGATTGCGTGGATACGTTTCCTGCGCCGTCGAATGCCCCTTTGAAGGCGCGGTTGAGCCGCACGCGGTCGCGGATATCGCAAGCAAACTTGCGGATTTGGGCTGCACCGAAATCTCTCTGGCGGATACGATTGGGCGAGCTTCGCCAGATAGCGTTCATAAGCTGCTATCGGTTGTCGGCCAGAAACTTCAACCGCAACAACTCGCTTGCCACTTTCACGATACGTATGGTCGGGCACTTGAGAACATCGATGTTGCGCTTGAACACGGTATTCGTGTTTTCGACGGCGCTATTGGCGGTCTTGGGGGATGTCCATACGCACCGGGAGCAGCTGGAAATCTGAGCACATTGCTGTTGGTCAATCATCTGGAGAACAAGGGCGATTCGACGGGTCTTGACATTGCGGCCTTGGAGCGGGCGGAGCAGCTTGCGACGAAAATCCGAAAAACTTCGATGTGTGTTGCCGATTAA
- a CDS encoding enoyl-CoA hydratase/isomerase family protein, protein MGTIDFTKDDHVAIIRINRPEKLNSLTLSMYDDLGAAFQRANTDSEIHSVVLCGEGTRAFCAGADLKESIPALASDRFDISAWDPAHIKYAGFNKPIVSAVQGVCMGAGFELMLATDIRIASQDAVFELPEVRHGFVPAGGTLVRLVRQIGYAHAMEIMLTAERFSALDMRERGVVNRIEPSDRVEATAFDIARRLAGFSPTAVQAIKEAALTLPDFPIVDAFREEARIGQRTFTSDEAKKSLAAFAARGKDS, encoded by the coding sequence ATGGGGACGATCGACTTCACGAAGGACGATCACGTTGCGATCATCCGGATTAACCGGCCCGAAAAACTCAACTCATTGACGCTGTCGATGTATGACGATCTAGGCGCCGCTTTTCAGCGCGCCAATACAGATTCAGAAATTCATTCGGTAGTTCTGTGTGGCGAGGGAACGCGCGCCTTTTGTGCAGGCGCGGACCTCAAGGAATCGATTCCCGCTCTAGCATCTGATCGGTTCGATATTTCGGCCTGGGACCCGGCACATATCAAGTATGCGGGGTTTAATAAGCCGATAGTAAGCGCGGTCCAAGGTGTTTGCATGGGTGCAGGTTTCGAACTCATGCTGGCTACGGACATACGGATAGCTTCGCAGGACGCCGTGTTTGAGCTTCCTGAGGTCCGGCACGGGTTCGTTCCGGCGGGTGGCACTCTGGTCCGCCTGGTGCGTCAGATCGGATACGCGCATGCAATGGAGATAATGCTCACTGCGGAACGCTTTTCTGCGTTGGATATGCGTGAACGGGGCGTCGTCAATCGTATCGAACCTTCCGATAGGGTTGAGGCAACCGCTTTTGATATCGCCCGACGACTGGCCGGCTTCAGTCCAACTGCGGTACAGGCCATAAAGGAAGCGGCACTAACATTGCCGGATTTTCCTATCGTCGATGCTTTCCGCGAGGAAGCCAGAATTGGGCAGCGTACCTTTACCAGTGACGAAGCCAAGAAGAGCTTGGCGGCTTTTGCCGCGCGAGGAAAGGATAGTTGA
- a CDS encoding amidohydrolase family protein, which produces MEFVLAAECGMTERQAIYVGTAIASEVLGTNIDTGTLETGKLADIIAVEGDPTTDITRLFSTYFVMKNGKNFASKYSNLFVGTQSATKA; this is translated from the coding sequence ATGGAATTCGTGCTGGCTGCCGAATGTGGAATGACGGAAAGGCAAGCGATTTACGTTGGCACTGCCATTGCCTCAGAAGTATTGGGCACAAATATCGACACCGGAACGCTGGAGACTGGAAAATTAGCCGATATCATCGCTGTGGAAGGCGATCCTACAACTGATATAACGAGACTCTTTTCGACTTACTTCGTGATGAAAAACGGCAAGAATTTCGCCAGTAAATATAGTAACTTATTTGTTGGAACACAAAGTGCGACTAAGGCTTAA